A region of Palaemon carinicauda isolate YSFRI2023 unplaced genomic scaffold, ASM3689809v2 scaffold157, whole genome shotgun sequence DNA encodes the following proteins:
- the LOC137635661 gene encoding KRAB-A domain-containing protein 2-like, which yields MSGYKAELPYNLPSRKSELMEGETVAFRLPKNPEPAGLYRQTWNGDQGSFQSLPDGYYKYILTYVHNFTKCFVLNPLKSKRAEKVVQTLLPVFLTFGALAVLQSDNGREFVNSVISELSTLWPQLLLVTGRARHPQSQGAVERLNGVIQDKLKIWMQENNSKKWSIGLKIVQWQVNISMHETTKHTPFKVTFGEELSVGLSSTNLPESVLDGICYEDDLDKFFSEDGNYGEREDDESRKTEQQPEDEEVPEKPESEKG from the exons atgtcaGGTTATAAGGCGgaattgccatacaaccttccatccagaaagagtgaacttatggaaggggagactgTAGCAtttaggcttccaaagaatccagagcccgccggactctaccggcagacatggaatggagaccaagggag TTTTCAGTCACTTCCTGACGGGTATTATAAATATATCCTAACTTACGTACATAATTTTACCAAATGTTTTGTGTTAAACCCCCTTAAATCTAAACGAGCAGAAAAGGTAGTTCAGACACTTCTACCTGTGTTTTTGACATTCGGTGCTCTCGCAGTACTGCAAAGTGACAACGGTAGGGAATTTGTGAATTCTGTGATATCCGAATTATCAACACTTTGGCCACAATTGCTGCTAGTGACAGGTCGGGCAAGGCATCCCCAAAGCCAAGGAGCAGTGGAGCGACTCAATGGTGTAATACAGGATAAATTGAAGATATGGATGCAAGAGAATAATTCCAAGAAATGGAGTATTGGCTTAAAAATTGTTCAGTGGCAAGTAAATATTTCGATGCATGAGACAACGAAACATACACCATTTAAGGTGACCTTTGGAGAAGAACTGTCAGTTGGTCTTTCTTCAACAAATCTTCCTGAATCAGTTTTGGATGGCATATGCTACGAAGATGATCTTGACAAG TTCTTCAGCGAGGACGGTAATTATGGCGAAAGGGAAGACGATGAAAGTAGGAAAACAGAACAACAACCTGAAGATGAAGAGGTTCCAGAGAAACCTGAAAGTGAAAAGGGTTAG